One genomic window of Puniceibacterium sp. IMCC21224 includes the following:
- a CDS encoding ParB/RepB/Spo0J family partition protein, which yields MARSVFGNPTEPGNEGTQDQPAQKPALVRRKPIIKGGAASSKYINAATQGGADRTYQEISIDQIRESPIRDRINVEEDLDSLVESIRANGQQIPILVRVVQGDKPYEIVVGRRRLAAHRRLGQPRIKAFVAKLDDREAFIAQGIENSARLETSYIERARAAAQGVDAGYDQKDIAEFLNISRTLISFMIKSYQAVGEDLVLAIGPARGVGRRKWDALITTMARHGILPAAAKALVNQEIEDSVERFEALLFALQPGVAKTKVHATKPNHRSFLGGGVSTVRKPQQLVVNTRKNMPPEILDKIDAKIVEFLAEFEAEQEK from the coding sequence ATGGCGCGATCCGTCTTTGGTAATCCGACCGAACCGGGAAATGAGGGGACACAGGACCAGCCCGCCCAGAAACCGGCGCTGGTCCGACGCAAGCCGATCATCAAGGGCGGCGCGGCCAGTTCCAAATACATCAACGCCGCGACCCAGGGCGGCGCCGACCGGACCTATCAGGAAATCTCGATCGACCAGATCCGGGAAAGCCCGATCCGGGATCGCATCAATGTCGAGGAAGACCTCGACAGTCTGGTCGAAAGCATCCGCGCCAACGGCCAGCAGATCCCGATCCTTGTCCGCGTGGTGCAGGGCGACAAGCCCTACGAGATCGTGGTCGGGCGCAGACGCCTTGCCGCCCACCGCCGCCTGGGTCAGCCCAGGATCAAAGCCTTTGTCGCCAAACTGGATGACCGCGAGGCGTTCATTGCGCAGGGGATCGAAAATTCGGCCCGGCTGGAAACCAGCTATATCGAACGCGCCCGCGCCGCCGCGCAGGGGGTGGATGCGGGCTATGATCAGAAAGACATCGCCGAGTTTCTGAACATCTCGCGCACGCTGATCAGCTTCATGATCAAAAGCTATCAGGCCGTGGGCGAGGACCTTGTTCTGGCCATCGGTCCTGCCCGGGGTGTCGGGCGTCGAAAGTGGGATGCGCTTATCACCACAATGGCGCGCCACGGGATTTTGCCCGCGGCAGCGAAGGCGCTGGTCAACCAAGAGATCGAGGACAGCGTTGAACGGTTCGAGGCTTTGCTATTCGCCCTTCAGCCCGGAGTCGCAAAGACCAAGGTCCATGCCACCAAGCCAAACCACCGTAGTTTCCTTGGTGGCGGTGTCTCGACGGTTCGCAAGCCGCAGCAGCTGGTCGTAAACACCCGCAAGAACATGCCGCCCGAGATCCTCGATAAGATTGACGCAAAAATTGTCGAGTTCTTGGCAGAATTTGAAGCTGAGCAGGAGAAATGA
- a CDS encoding helix-turn-helix domain-containing protein — MSAAQPRGQAEDACPKLGTRLRLLDRWELLSLITDLRQELGLTDRDVMVLRAHLSVLPHGPLDPEKLNVSFMRVAEILGRACGMDERRFRRGETRLEQAGLIRRRLSGNGRRFPERDRQGHIINAYGIDLAPLFERHAELQELRERLEERHLLLRSRKNSISARLQAALKAFLASDTNLPDWIEALRTQLRRAVRRKTTAHEELDDIETRILSLEHAVCALPPAPPQPETVTSTPVSPVKKAADGGQTVRHIESKLKKINKRKPTPFSQCTISESWAKTLTLKDLYPLAPKTEREAAEILFNFASFIRIAQPQVLRGLALVGWEGIIQLLDYMASKMDTIAQPEVYLRSMIKACEQGDSITRQRVVPCYSSRHQRMTPA; from the coding sequence ATGTCCGCGGCTCAGCCGCGTGGGCAGGCGGAAGACGCTTGTCCGAAGCTTGGTACAAGGCTCCGCCTTCTGGACCGGTGGGAGCTGTTGTCCTTAATCACCGATCTGCGCCAAGAGCTCGGCCTCACAGACCGGGACGTAATGGTGCTCCGGGCGCACCTGAGCGTCCTGCCCCATGGCCCGCTCGATCCCGAAAAACTGAACGTGTCTTTCATGCGGGTGGCCGAAATCCTCGGCCGGGCCTGCGGTATGGATGAACGCCGCTTCCGCCGCGGCGAGACTCGCCTTGAACAGGCCGGCCTAATCCGGCGGCGCCTGAGCGGCAATGGCCGACGCTTTCCAGAGCGCGATCGCCAGGGCCACATCATCAATGCCTACGGCATCGACCTTGCACCACTGTTTGAAAGACACGCCGAACTACAGGAATTACGAGAACGTCTTGAGGAAAGGCACCTGTTGCTGCGCAGTCGCAAAAATAGCATCAGCGCGCGTCTGCAGGCTGCCCTCAAAGCGTTCCTCGCATCAGACACCAATCTGCCTGACTGGATCGAAGCACTGCGCACACAGCTGCGTCGCGCGGTACGTCGTAAGACGACTGCGCATGAGGAACTTGATGACATCGAGACCCGCATTCTTTCCTTAGAACACGCCGTCTGCGCCTTGCCCCCTGCCCCGCCCCAACCTGAAACAGTGACATCAACCCCGGTTTCACCAGTCAAAAAAGCCGCAGATGGCGGTCAAACTGTCCGGCACATAGAGTCAAAACTAAAAAAAATAAATAAAAGAAAGCCGACTCCATTTAGCCAATGCACCATTTCAGAGAGTTGGGCAAAGACCCTAACCCTCAAAGATCTATACCCACTAGCCCCCAAAACGGAACGCGAAGCAGCAGAGATACTTTTTAATTTCGCATCGTTTATTAGAATCGCTCAACCGCAGGTACTCCGCGGTCTCGCTCTGGTCGGCTGGGAAGGAATCATCCAACTCTTGGACTACATGGCATCAAAAATGGACACGATCGCCCAACCTGAAGTCTATCTAAGGTCGATGATAAAAGCCTGTGAACAAGGTGACTCCATCACCCGTCAGCGTGTGGTCCCATGTTATTCCTCCCGGCATCAACGAATGACGCCAGCTTGA